The DNA window ttgccaTTGTCAgatcttaaaattttaattttaattttcaattgattttttttataagagtACGTCATtccttaaaattttcaaatgtaATGAATAACTCATTCCattcaaaatatttcaaataGTTAGACAAACGTAtcatcaatttattaattaaaattttttttcttcttataatcAACTAttcaaaactaaagtaacattccTGTGTTGTCAATCTGAGAAGATAATATTACTTTTCTTGATCaataatattgaaaatattattcttgaatatattataaagtttACAAAAAACGATAACTGgtaaaaaattgaaatgaaaacatggtgttactttcaattttttatcatttacaaTTTTTTGCTTCAAACATAATAgcttgttttattttctaaaatcgaggattttacttattttattttattttctatttaaaaagaaaatatgttttTCCTCAGTTTTTTTTACAAAACCGATGAGATATGTTACACATATACAACAACGAATCTCTACCATACATTCATAAAGGAACAAcactcactacaagaaaattagggttttacgaCACAAAAATTGCGACAGTTACTTGATAACTGTCGTAATTTGCATATAGAGACAATTATTACGACGGTTAACATCAACCGTccttactttttaaaaaaattaataaaacattGTGACGATTATCAATAAACCGTCCTAATTTGAAGTCTACGACGGTCAAGTAACCGCCCTAAAATATTTATCACGACAGTACATCAACATGTCGCCCCTTTACATTTATCACACACATTATACACTAAACATCTCAAACCACTCATCATATCCACGACGGTGAACCAACTGTCGCGCCCCTAAAATCCATCAAAGGTCACGACAGTTAACCAGCCGGCGCGCTCCTAAAATTCATCAAAGGTCACGACGGTGAACCAACCGTTGCTATCTCAACTAtagtttttctctcttttttactATCTTAAGTTTTtgcttaatttaattttttaaaatattcttaataaattaaaatcaaataaaaattttataatcTTGAAAATTATGATATAACATTTCTAAAAGCTCTCatatttttttgaagattttaatttaatttggttttagaaattcaaaattttagtcgtatttattttatttatgttaaattataattattttagaaattttgacatttgaaaataatttttttaataattatgaatattttttaataatcataaaataattatatttttggttGAGTAAATTTTGACGTGTTCCTCttcattttattaaataaaaatcaatttattaatttatttatgtttaaaaaaataaaaagggaaaaaaattgagggagaaaaaattaaaatgaaagtgaaaatattggaaAGAGAGAGAAATGCAAAAGTGAAACATGTGAAGTGAAGAGAGACAAAGAAAAATTCAATAGTCAATACACGTGGCGGTTGAACATTTGTTTGAAATGTTGGAATATTAGAGCATAAATATAGGGGGTGGTATTTGCCACATGTACCACTTGTGTCATAATAGTATGGATAATTGAATGCAAATGGTGTAGTATTACATAACCACCATATCCAAATAATGCTATGgtgcttttcaattttttagtGTATATTGTGTGATTAGTGGGACCCATTTTAAATTTTTAGATGGGTAGTatgaatatttacaaattttaattaggtgatttaaataattaagaagtatgaaataatatattatattaagtgGGGTCCATTTATACCACTAAATTGGGTGGTATGGATATTGATGCTCTTAGCTTGATTATTAAAAGACAAAGCAACCCTTTTGGCTTTGTAAATTTTGAATGAGTGAAGGATATTTTGGGTAGAATGATGGCATCTTTCATTAATAGCTGGATAGTAGATGTTTTTCCCTTCTTTCTCTCTCCCCAAAACCTTCGTCCATTCTCTCTCACCAGAAACCTCTCACCAGAAACCCTAGTTTCAATATGTCATCCCTCTCTCACCATGGCTACCCTCCACCGAATGATGGCTGAAAAAGTTGGTAACCACAAGAATCAATGTCCAAATGTGATAAATACAATATGTAATTGATTAAATGAATGAACACAAAGTAAACATAATTGAAACCACAAGAATCAAACACTAACAATATGGTTAAAGATggatatacatacatacatagcTAAATGTTGAAGTTTCCTTAACTCTCTCAGTGACAGACACAAAATTTCAGTACATTCCAAGATAACCAACCAAACGTAAATGCAGaatttaaatgaaaatggaagaaCCTGTACGTCTCCTTCGTCTTCTCTCGGCTTCAATATCTCCTTCGTCTTCTCTCGGATTCTTCTTTGCGTGATTTGTGGATAATCAGTTTCTGCTGCCGACGGTTGAATTCGTGAGTTCGTGGATTCGTGAATTCGTGAATGCGTGTGCTTGAAATCGTGAATTCGTGAATGAGGTTGAAGTTTGAAATCGTGATGTTATGAGTTTTCTGGGTTTTCTGGGCAGAGaatgaaagaggaattagggattcTGAAATGAAACGCGCGttagtataattttgtttttaaaaattttaattttaaaaaggctatgacagcgcttctgaaaagcgccttcgtagccaggcctttaccagcgctttttggggcaaaagcgctcttgtactccaccccctatagcagcgcttctaaaagcgctttcataactcccctataagagcgcttttgaaaagcgctttcgtaacccccctataccagcgcttttagaaagcgctttcgtaaccccccctataagagcgcttttggagcgtgttttttaattttgtttttagcgaaacctatgccAGCACTTTTTCATAAAAGCgttttcgtaggggtgctgctaaaagacaaatttggcatagtgggTGCATGGTGTTTGAATGGATCACAATGGATAAATCAAGGAATTTGAGGCCAGGATCACATTATTAGTTTCATAGAGCAAGTTAAGGGAAGAGTTGAAAAGCGCAaggaattggtgatttggcttgcAACATGTTGAAGTTTATGGCTCAAAAGGAATTGTATTTTGTTCGATAATGATATATGTTTAGTGGATGACATTCTAACAAACATTAAAGTTGTATCTTGGATTTGACATGTAATTGGGTTCAAATGTAGTGTGTAGGAATTTTTATGATCGGTGAAAAACTCCATTAGACTTTTttcaaattgaattaaaatttttgtaaTTAGACATGCGTTATGCGTATGTAATTATTCATTGATTTTGCTTATTAAAAATGTTTATGTTGCTCCAAAAACAAataatctttttttttgaaaatgaatatatatatatatatatatatatatatatatatatatatatatatatatatatatatatatatatatataattttaaaaataaattatcaaaataattaattattattattattattttaataattgattattttgataatgttgattatgTAAAATTGGCTACTATTTATATTGCAGTTATAATAATTTTAAGATACTTTTTCACTAAATTTCTACCGATAGAAATTTTGCTTTAAAACTGCACTTTTTACTTTCTTATTGAAATGAGAATACAGTCAAGTCTTTATATAGATCTAGGACTCtgctattttaaaaattaaaatacaactaaATTCTTATTAATAGACCACTAACTTCTTAATCTTTCTACTACAAAAATTCTTAGCCTTTCAACTAACTTTTGAATTAAAACTCACTTAAACATTTGGGTATCTTCTATAAGTTGAAAGGCTATCAAGAGTTTAATACCAGTAAACTCTAATTGTGGTTTTAGCTTGATTCAACATTTGGGTATATTCTATAAGTTGAAATTTTACATATTATTctctcaaaaataaaatatatgtaaaaaaaatactACCCTCTCCACCCTTTGTCTTTTTCAATAACGTGTCTTATTTatcttcttatcctcttccaatGAGAATAAACAAATCCTTTTATTTCCTCGTCAAATACACGTGTTTCACTTTATTACTATACATTATCACATCCATATTGCTTTTTGGATACACCTCCATTTttccaaacaaaacaaaaaaactaagCTAGATGGATAATCCTAGACATTTCGTTTTGGTTCATGGAGCTTGTCATGGAGCATGGTGTTGGTACAAGATTGTTGCTCTATTGCAATCTTCTGGACATAAAGTCACAGCACTAGACATGGCTGCTTCTGGTATCCATCCAAAGCAAGTGCATGAGATTGATTCTATTGAAGATTATTATAAACCGTTGATTGAATTTGTAAGGTCATTGCCACAAGATGAGAGGGTAATCCTTGTAGGTCATAGCTTTGGTGGGATTTGTATATCTATGGCTATGGAATTATTTCCAAAGAAAATAGCAGTTGCTGTATTTGTTGCATCTATGATGCCTTCTCCGGATCTATGCTTCATGACTCTCCGCCAAGAGGTACTTCATTATTGTTGTTTTGTGTTTTCATATAATTCTTAGTATATCATGTAGGATGAAAGTTTCATGAGATGGGTTAGGCTTTTTAAGAATAAAGTTTTGATATAAAGTTTTGATTtggttaataaaattaaaaatataaaatgaatttaaattgaTGTTGAAATTGGGATGTGGTTAGACAATTGCAGTTCATACCACAATTTAAACTTAAAACTACATGAGCCTTATTTAAATTCTTATAGGTGTATTTTGACCATTTTTTCATCTCTGAAAAtctttaaaatttaatatgaatagtTATTCTATTTACAAGTTTATTTTCTAATGTGATATATTTATTTTGCAAAGCAAAGTATCATCAAAGATTGGATTCCAACATGGACACAGAGATTATATTTGACGATAGCTCAAATAATAAATCAAATGGATCCATAATACATGGGCCTCAATTCTTAGCATCTAAGATGTACCAACTGTCTCCACCTGAGGTATGTTGGCCAATCAATATGTTTATGTTGataaaagaaaaatctttttagtgaaaattaaataaacatatatattattttggaaataaaatgttatataataattaatattttgataattttggcTATATATGAACTAGGATTTGTCTCTTGTAATGTTATTACAAAGACCTTTTCGTAGTTTTGGCGATCAAGAACTATTACGAGAGGAAACAAGTGTCACAAAAGATAATTATGGGACTGTTGCTAGAGTCTACGTTGTGTGCCAACAAGACAAATTGTTAAAGCTTGATTTTCAATTGTCAATGATTAAGCGCAATCATACAAACGATGTCAAAGTGATTCATGACGCTGATCACATGGCCATGTTCTCTAAACCCCAAGAGCTTTTTGCATATCTTCAAGAAATTGCAAAGACGTATTATTAGCAATTTATTATATATGTTGATTGTTGATTTGAATTTTGTAAATTATTAGCGTCACTCTCCTAGTTAGGAAATTAATAAACTATTAATGTATTATTAGTCCTTTGATTGCAACATTTTAAAACTAATATGAAAACCTAGAAAGCCTAAGGTTACATATACCTACTAGTAGTATTTTTAGTGACACGAAAAAAACTATAGTATATACCTACAATTTTTTGTTGTCACTAAAAATTAAAGGGAGAGTCGATATCATTTTAATAGAGTTCGAGGAAGATTAATGCATATGTTAAAACAAGAATGAGTTTCCGCATTATCTACTTACTATAAATGCaaagaagtcatgatggcaaccctagtcACATGTCATCTTGgtaataactattattataattataattataataattattattataattatattattattattagttagatattattattattattattattattagtttaatattattataataagtaAATAACAATATAACAATATTAAATCACTACTattaagaataataatataatatttaactaataataatattaacaatattaaccttaataaaataaataatattttaattctcacaattttgaaaatttaaatttaataataatttcaaaaataaagaatTGAATTCtacaacaaataatttaaaaacctcaaaaaattagtatttaaattttatatataattttagaatatatttttaaaataagtatttcaaaTTTAAGATTTAAGAATACTCCTACGAATAAtagaaaaacttaaaaaaataagtatttaaatttttggaatatatttttaaaataagtatttaaaaTTTAAGGTTTAAGAGTACTCCTACAAATAATAGGaaaacctatatatatatatatatatatatatatatatatatataattttagaattcaattaaaaataagtatttaaatttttatatataaattataagtatttaaaattttaaaaataatctatataattttataaaacattttaatataattttgaccTAATGAATTTAACATACctacaaagattaaaaaaaattctatctattacattttataattaaataatcaattttatatttaattcagtatacaatcaaaataaaaaaacggAAAAGAAGAAAAACGGAAAAGTGGATCAGCCCAACCtccaaattaaataatcaattgaattcccaattaaataataaattgaaaatctACAATGAATTATACCatcaattatatatttaatgtaCATAAATTATCATTTTTTAATGTATATTTATAAACTTACTCTCGATGTTTCAATTTTACCATAAATAAGATTAAAAAACGACTGAATGAATTAGTTATAAATATACACCTCATGAATATTCCATTTTGTAAGAATGAAATCTCGAGACAATTACTTTTCAAACTTTTGTAATTTTATTGTGGCCTCTGTTTTCTTCTTCGAATACAATAAGAATAAAATACTAGAAATGGAGACTATGATTCTATGAATCTTCAAATACAATAAGAATAAAATACTAGAAATGAAGACTATGATTCTATGAATACCATTTAAGCATGAGGTACAAGCTAGCTATAATAGAATAGTAGTTTTACAGATCATAGAATAAGAattatttgtaaatttttttttaattttattagtatGTTGTTTCttctattaaatattttttatatattttataatatgctACATTGATTATAGACATTTTGAATGAATGTATATGGCAGGGTATTTTGAATGAATGCATATGACAGGGTGGTTTATACACATTTTGTAAAAATACAGATGACATGGTGGTTCATTTTATATGAGGTATATGAAAAAATTAACAAGCAAAAAATTTAGGTGGGAGGTAGCATCTACCatgaattttaaaatatagtatattTAGTGGGACTTTTAGAACATTGTTTGTTTGTAATTTTAAacacaaactttttttttaatttgtatttgatAGAATAGTGATAATTATTTATGataatatttctttatttataaAGTATTACCACTTTCTTTGCAAtgtgttaataataaaaatatcttattattttataattaaatcaatACAATAAAATGTAATATAGAATATTCATTTATGTGTATATTGAAAGAATTAGTATAAGACTAAAATATCATTTTgaatatgtaaaaatatttacatttgatataaaatttatttattatttttgaacagtttaactaaaattataaagataaatttttatttttatttttatttgaattattaataaAGTTAACAAAACCAAGATGAAGTAGAGttaataaatttttgtttttatttttatttgaataattagttatattttttataaaaatatatttaaaattcaatctATATAAGcctaaattatttttatcatttcatatattttataattatatttatgttaCATTTATTTATGCTTATTTtcatatttaagaaaatttaataaATAGATAACAAAATAAGAACGTAAATTTAAGTCTTTTAGATAACTTACAAATAAATAGACATTTTAATAGTGATAATTGAAATTTATAAACTCACaatgtaaaatataaaaaataattgtcaATGATTTAATTGTGTACAAATATAATAATGTTTTATTACATTGTCTTTTGAATTTTTtcctattattaatttttttgtgaattttttttatattattttacttcTCTCAATTACACatgttattatattaatattattatgaataaaattatactaattcttatattaataaaattgtacTAATTCTACAATATGTGGCAGtattagactaattttaataaaattgtacTAATTCTACAATATGTGGCAGTAtaagaataattttaatattaataaagattcatttaaaattttttgttattaaattaataaaattatgagtattttaatttttacgataaataaaaaataaccttatttaacaaaataatattttaattaaatagtttaatatattataataataaaataaatattaatattataaatttcaattttaaaataccCGTGCCAACAATCTAGTTTTAATGAATTTCAAGGAAGAAGAGTGTAATATACCCTAATACCTATTAAAAGTTTATAAATTATTCCACTAACCATCTATTAAATGCGTTAATTAATTCAAGCTTTATTAATCACTACAATGGATAAATTGAACGAATGAAGTATGAAGTGAAATTAAATGAACATTAAACACATCAAAAATTATGATGGTATGACAAATAATATAAGCAACTACACTAAACATTCTTAagcaaaattaatttatcaactaATGTGAAAGCAAAACCTTATTAACAAGATCAAGATAAAAATTGAGAATCTACTCACAGAAATACATTTATCTAGTTTGATACAAAATAATCTACTATAAAAAGAGATAAACCCTTCGATTAACTATTAATCAAGAGTATTTTATTAAGAGATTACTAAGGAGTGGAAAAAAATTGCTCCCCAAGTTCAtaagaatattttcttttttctactCAATTTGTCACCGAATTTGTTCCAATCTCAATACATGAATCACCTGATCTCAAAATGTTTACAAATATTTCAAAACCTATAAATAACTTCTAAAAGTTATTGATTAGCCTATATCGCACTACTTGTTCCTAACATTTTCCttaatattttaatcatatttatgACTAACACTAAAAAAAACGCGCATGAATTGCGGgagtttttaaacaaatttgCAGAGGGTTTTAACCACGGTGAATTGTTTTATGGGAGTTATATAAACCCCCGCTTATACAATTGCCATGATTTATATGCGGGAGTTTTAAACAAATCTGCGGAGGGTTTTGACCTCCACGAATTGTTTTGCGGGCACGATTTCCATAAACCTCCGCTAGTTAAGTTGCATGAATTAgagaaatttataatataatttaagatatcatatcaaaattatttcacCTCAGAATTAGATATTTAAGTTGACTGCCACCTAGAACGAGGGATGaaactataaaataattatattcttGTTATCTTCATTCTTAACCTTAGATCTTAAATTATAAAGGTATTTAGGAGTTCAAATGAgttgaattaaataatattaaaaatgagTAATTACGTATAATAATAACTTTAACTAGCAAAGTAATAGAAAACTTAAGTTTGGCGTgtctttgaaaatattttaattattaattttataaattatatttttccaattcaAATATTCAAACAACTACTCAAACTTTTTTGTTCAACAAGTACAAATTTGACTTCAATACTACGTTTAGTCTTCATGTTTGATACTCAATAGTATTCACTAGGATATTGCTTGAAACGACTAGATACACTTGCCAGATCATCCATTGATTACCAAACTCATAAAATAACAAATCCTTAGAAGTTCTCTATTTGTATCTCTAAGCTTGTTTCTTTAAAAATCATCAtctaaaaaaatgtataaaaaaaaaccaaaaatttaCCTTCCGTGATACATTTGATGATTAGTCAACTGAATAGAAACTATCATATTGTATCTTCACACATGCTTGAGTGGTCTATAACTTTCCAATCAAGCCTCTTAACCATATGGCTTTTGCTTGCTTCACCCCCTTTCGATTGTGATTTTCTTTCCAACTTATAGCCGTTCCGAACAACTTAAACACAAAATCTTACAAGGATTTTCTATTATTCTCGTTACCTACATATTTCATATTCATAAAACCTTCCAAAATGTCTTTATCTTAAGTTTCCATTGTATACTTCAAACAATGGTTCCATACACCATTCAAATATATCAAAATCCACTTTGAAGCTTCCAAATAAAGTTGAGATGGAGTTTCCAAAATCGACTTATATGTTTCTTTAAACTCCATTTGTGCATGGGGTATCCTCCAccatcttcttctcttctttgatTTGAATACATTTCATAATTGAAAGCTTAGTATGACGATGCAAATGAATTTTGACGGATTTAGAATCCATAATTTGAAATCACTCCTTTACTTTATTCAATTATCTAGATTGACACAAGAATAATTCATTAGCTTTACCATGATCTTTCATCTTAAATTCTTCATTCAAAGTCTTTAAATTTAACGATCTCTTTCTTGATATAGCTCTTCAACAAGATATTATAGACATATAGAAGAAGGCAGAGAATGACTTGCTCCTTCCTTTTCAATATTTATACACAATTATCATAAATAGTGTTCACAAAAGTTTAAAAAGAAATCTGTCAAACCAACGATAGCATGGCCCTGGGCTTTGCTTGAACccataaaaatatttctaaataaaCACACCTTAGACTTGTCCTCTACAAAACCTTCAAGTTTCTCTATGTAGTTTGTCTCTTCAAGGTCTCCATGTAAAAAATTTGTTTTGACATCAATTATTTCCAACTTAAGATCATATCGATTCACATTTTTTATAAGTACCCTTATATAACAATGTTATACCACAAGTGAAAAGATTCAATTGTAATTGATTCCCTCCACATGAGTAAACCCTTTTTCTAAAAGTCCTTCCTTAAAACTTAGTTCTTCAATCCTCAAAATACTTTCTTTATTCTAGAAAATCCACCTGCATCCCAACACCCTCTGTTTATTAGGTAGTCTCAATAGCTCTCAAGTATCGTTCTCCatcaataaatatttttcatcattctctgcATTCAAccttttttctctaattttttcgAATACCTCCTAAAGGTCTTCGAATATGATTATTGCACCACTTCAGCTATATTCAAAGCATTTTTCCTCACTTTATCATATTCTAATTGATAATTAGGAGCCAATATAGGGTCCCACTATGTGGATTCAGAAGTAGAAGCTTTACTATCCTCCACATCTCTAGTTTCATAAGTAGGAATGTTCACCTCAAACATGTCTTCTCCACCTTTATTTCTAAGTCTTTCACTTCTAGGTTTATGCACTTCATCTCCTTAAAAAAGAGTAATACATTAGTTTCCCACACCAAGCCTATAGTGGTGTCTAGAAGTCTATTCATTTGTATGGACATGTTGATCAAGTAAGATGCAGTAGAATTAACCTAACAGAAACACTTAAGCAAATTAACAACTAACAAAAGGAACCTTACCCGGTAAAAATATGTCATATTCATGCGTTCAACAAgatcattttgttgtggtgttccaAAAACAATTGATGCCTCTTTATACTACACTTCCTACAAAAATCATTATTttgcattaaaaaaatatttgccaTTGTCAgatcttaaaattttaattttaattttcaattgattttttttataagagtACGTCATtccttaaaattttcaaatgtaATGAATAACTCATTCCattcaaaatatttcaaataGTTAGACAAACGTAtcatcaatttattaattaaaattttttttcttcttataatcAACTAttcaaaactaaagtaacattccTGTGTTGTCAATCTGAGAAGATAATATTACTTTTCTTGATCaataatattgaaaatattattcttgaatatattataaagtttACAAAAAACGATAACTGgtaaaaaattgaaatgaaaacatggtgttactttcaattttttatcatttacaaTTTTTTGCTTCAAACATAATAgcttgttttattttctaaaatcgaggattttacttattttattttattttctatttaaaaagaaaatatgttttTCCTCAGTTTTTTTTACAAAACCGATGAGATATGTTACACATATACAACAACGAATCTCTACCATACATTCATAAAGGAACAAcactcactacaagaaaattagggttttacgaCACAAAAATTGCGACAGTTACTTGATAACTGTCGTAATTTGCATATAGAGACAATTATTACGACGGTTAACATCAACCGTccttactttttaaaaaaattaataaaacattGTGACGATTATCAATAAACCGTCCTAATTTGAAGTCTACGACGGTCAAGTAACCGCCCTAAAATATTTATCACGACAGTACATCAACATGTCGCCCCTTTACATTTATCACACACATTATACACTAAACATCTCAAACCACTCATCATATCCACGACGGTGAACCAACTGTCGCGCCCCTAAAATCCATCAAAGGTCACGACAGTTAACCAGCCGGCGCGCTCCTAAAATTCATCAAAGGTCACGACGGTGAACCAACCGTTGCTATCTCAACTAtagtttttctctcttttttactATCTTAAGTTTTtgcttaatttaattttttaaaatattcttaataaattaaaatcaaataaaaattttataatcTTGAAAATTATGATATAACATTTCTAAAAGCTCTCatatttttttgaagattttaatttaatttggttttagaaattcaaaattttagtcgtatttattttatttatgttaaattataattattttagaaattttgacatttgaaaataatttttttaataattatgaatattttttaataatcataaaataattatatttttggttGAGTAAATTTTGACGTGTTCCTCttcattttattaaataaaaatcaatttattaatttatttatgtttaaaaaaataaaaagggaaaaaaattgagggagaaaaaattaaaatgaaagtgaaaatattggaaAGAGAGAGAAATGCAAAAGTGAAACATGTGAAGTGAAGAGAGACAAAGAAAAATTCAATAGTCAATACACGTGGCGGTTGAACATTTGTTTGAAATGTTGGAATATTAGAGCATAAATATAGGGGGTGGTATTTGCCACATGTACCACTTGTGTCATAATAGTATGGATAATTGAATGCAAATGGTGTAGTATTACATAACCACCATATCCAAATAATGCTATGgtgcttttcaattttttagtGTATATTGTGTGATTAGTGGGACCCATTTTAAATTTTTAGATGGGTAGTatgaatatttacaaattttaattaggtgatttaaataattaagaagtatgaaataatatattatattaagtgGGGTCCATTTATACCACTAAATTGGGTGGTATGGATATTGATGCTCTTAGCTTGATTATGAAAAGACAAAGCAACCCTTTTGCCTTTGTAAATTTTGAATGAGTGAAGGATATTTTGGGTAGAATGATGGCATCTTTCATTAATAGCTGGATAGTAGATGTTTTTCCCTTCTTTCTCTCTCCCCAAAACCTTCGTCCATTCTCTCTCACCAGAAACCTCTCACCAGAAACCCTAGTTTCAATATGTCATCCCTCTCTCACCATGGCTACCCTCCACCGTACTCCAACAA is part of the Vicia villosa cultivar HV-30 ecotype Madison, WI linkage group LG2, Vvil1.0, whole genome shotgun sequence genome and encodes:
- the LOC131646849 gene encoding methyl jasmonate esterase 1-like, whose amino-acid sequence is MDNPRHFVLVHGACHGAWCWYKIVALLQSSGHKVTALDMAASGIHPKQVHEIDSIEDYYKPLIEFVRSLPQDERVILVGHSFGGICISMAMELFPKKIAVAVFVASMMPSPDLCFMTLRQEYHQRLDSNMDTEIIFDDSSNNKSNGSIIHGPQFLASKMYQLSPPEDLSLVMLLQRPFRSFGDQELLREETSVTKDNYGTVARVYVVCQQDKLLKLDFQLSMIKRNHTNDVKVIHDADHMAMFSKPQELFAYLQEIAKTYY